One Paroedura picta isolate Pp20150507F chromosome 16, Ppicta_v3.0, whole genome shotgun sequence genomic region harbors:
- the ARHGEF15 gene encoding rho guanine nucleotide exchange factor 15 isoform X2 — MSSMDPLPPATPPSQKPTRIIKPRPPTRPRPYLPPRPDSNKLLRAPTPSLPLEGPGAEPANDGSSKIAEPPCSTERQLHILQNSGAVRKIVVRFDQAGPEKDEADKPARQTLNGSQSPVPVVSENGEGEMLEEKEALGQLDSGGDSPLSTLSVVEQNGIDSPVSCSAACPCVCHLHRPGMVLTWVPAHSPPAKQEEEEEEEEGPASDLSSSTDEGGPLFRHFLVLNPPPAKLPPKGGRAPKSHRSPRSKKPPDPPPSANGHAEGSVVLTGYRSTAEPLPPRCPPLMPKPPRRSKGGSPAFFDSEPVPPAIPPKAPVKPPRSSLGPLSFPRRGSLQFSLESDHVQNNLSPVSAGDILLLPPPSQPPPPPPSSQVSLPVPAPHQQPLSLASCHPPATQTPPPPSQPPPPLPQGLPPPPTQPPPPLENSSEDEAQREGSCEKDCLVSGESDTEAPKDRPSSLLSPKGPDWGLCLQDEPLYQTYRQAVISKEIKRQTIPRNSSFSSSDYGAPSPGEGPSGPRGPIPHSTLWQELPAVRESGLLGNMSSEERKMQESLFEVVTSEASYLRSLTLLIEHFMDSRDLAATILLREHRILFSNIRKVKEVSERFLHDLEGRLDESLQISDVCDIVEKHAKQSFSVYIDYVRNQLYQEKTYSTLMEKNPQFAVVVTRLQELPECQRLPFMSFLLLPFQRITRIKMLIENVLRRTEEGSLREQNAMKALSSVSRIIEECNSEVGRMRHMEELIHIASKIEFDKLKAVPIISQSRQLLKQGELLEVVHRGTIFGNKPKLVPLYLFLFNDLLLITQRKSSERFVVVDYAHRSLVQAQGCGDMPLGNGAENSFYLTLLENHQGRSIDHLCRAPTQSDMHRWMGAFPSHESQPNSKQETIYEDWDCPQVQCIEAYVAAQADELSLEPTDIVNVLRKTNEGWYEGLRLADGKKGWFPSRYVQEITNEHVRRRNLRERYRVLQAARQLQLTRSSYGKGRYSSA, encoded by the exons ATGTCGTCCATGGACCCGCTGCCTCccgccacccctccctcccagaaacccacTCGCATCATCAAGCCACGCCCACCCACCAGACCCCGCCCGTATTTGCCTCCCCGCCCAGACTCAAACAAGCTGCTCCGTGCGCCCACCCCATCACTGCCGCTGGAGGGACCGGGGGCCGAACCGGCGAACGACGGCAGCTCCAAGATTGCCGAACCACCCTGCAGCACCGAGCGGCAGCTCCACATCCTGCAGAACTCGGGGGCCGTCCGGAAGATCGTGGTGCGCTTCGACCAGGCGGGTCCGGAGAAGGACGAGGCCGACAAGCCGGCTCGGCAGACTTTGAACGGCAGCCAAAGCCCCGTCCCGGTGGTGTCTgagaatggggaaggggagatgtTGGAGGAAAAAGAAGCTCTGGGGCAACTGG ATTCCGGCGGTGACAGCCCGCTCTCCACATTGAGCGTGGTGGAGCAGAATGGCATCGATTCCCCCGTTTCCTGCTCGGCGGCCTGTCCCTGCGTCTGCCACCTGCACCGACCCGGCATGGTCTTGACGTGGGTCCCGGCACATTCTCCGCCAGCCaaacaagaggaagaggaggaggaggaggagggacctgCCTCAGACCTCTCATCCTCCACCGATGAGGGAGGCCCGCTCTTCCGACATTTCCTGGTGCTCAACCCTCCACCAGCCAAGCTGCCCCCCAAAGGCGGCAGGGCCCCCAAATCCCACCGTTCCCCCCGGAGCAAGAAGCCCCCTGACCCGCCGCCGTCAGCCAACGGGCACGCCGAGGGCAGCGTGGTGTTGACCGGATACCGCTCCACGGCCGAGCCTCTGCCCCCACGCTGTCCCCCGCTGATGCCCAAGCCTCCCCGCCGCAGCAAGGGGGGGTCCCCTGCCTTTTTCGACAGCGAGCCGGTGCCCCCGGCCATCCCGCCCAAAGCCCCGGTGAAGCCGCCTCGCAGCTCCTTGggacccctttcctttcctcgcaGGGGTTCACTCCAGTTCTCCCTCGAGTCTGACCACGTTCAAAACAACCTCTCGCCCGTCTCCGCTGGGGACATTCTCCTTCTgccgcccccctcccagcccccaccgCCCCCTCCTTCTTCCCAGGTGTCCCTGCCTGTGCCAGCCCCTCACCAGCAGCCCCTCTCCCTCGCTTCCTGCCATCCTcctgccacccagactccccctccgccatcccagcctcctcctccgctgcctcaggggctgcccccgCCGCCAACTCAGCCCCCACCACCCTTGGAGAACTCATCAGAGGATGAAGCTCAGCGTGAAG GTAGCTGTGAAAAGGACTGTCTGGTGTCAGGTGAATCCGACACAGAGGCCCCAAAGGACAG ACCCTCTTCATTGCTGTCCCCAAAGGGCCCTGACTGGGGTCTGTGCTTACAGGATG AGCCCTTATACCAAACGTACCGCCAGGCTGTCATCTCCAAGGAAATCAAGAGGCAGACGATCCCTCGGAACAGCAGTTTCAGCAGTTCGGATTACGGGGCCCCGTCACCCGGCGAGGGTCCCTCCGGGCCTCGTGGCCCCATCCCACACAGCACGCTGTGGCAGGAACTGCCGGCCGTACGGGAGAGCGGCCTGCTGGGAAACATGAGctcagaggagaggaaaatgcaGGAG AGCCTTTTCGAGGTGGTGACATCGGAGGCCTCCTACCTGCGTTCGCTGACCCTGCTGATCGAGCACTTCATGGACTCTCGGGACCTGGCAGCCACCATCCTTCTGCGCGAGCACCGCATCCTCTTCTCCAACATCCGCAAGGTCAAGGAGGTCAGCGAAAG ATTCTTGCATGACTTGGAAGGCCGCCTTGATGAGAGCCTGCAGATCTCCGACGTCTGCGACATTGTGGAGAAACACGCCAAGCAGAGCTTTTCTGTCTACATTGACTACGTGCGCAACCAACTCTATCAGGAGAAGACGTACAGCACCCTCAT GGAGAAGAACCCCCAATTTGCTGTCGTCGTGACTCGTCTGCAGGAACTGCCGGAGTGCCAGCGTCTCCCCTTCATGTCCTTCctcctgctgcctttccagagGATCACCCGCATCAAGATGCTAATTGAG aaCGTCCTGCGTCGGACGGAGGAAGGCTCTTTGCGAGAGCAGAACGCCATGAAAGCTTTGTCCTCCGTTTCCAGG ATCATAGAGGAATGCAACTCAGAGGTGGGGCGCATGCGTCACATGGAAGAGCTGATCCACATCGCCAGCAAGATCGAGTTCGACAAGCTGAAG GCTGTGCCCATCATCTCCCAGAGTCGGCAGCTGCTGAAACAGGGCGAGCTGTTGGAGGTGGTGCATCGAGGTACAATCTTCGGCAACAAGCCCAAGCTGGTCCCTCTGTACCTCTTCCTCTTCAACGACCTCCTCCTCATCACCCAGCGGAAGAG TTCCGAACGCTTTGTTGTGGTGGATTACGCCCACCGCTCGCTCGTCCAGGCCCAGGGCTGCGGGGACATGCCTCTGGGCAACGGTGCCGAAAACAGCTTCTACCTGACCCTTCTGGAGAACCACCAAGGCCGGAGCATCGACCACCTTTGCCGAGCCCCGACACA ATCTGACATGCATCGCTGGATGGGTGCCTTCCCCTCCCACGAATCTCAACCCAACAGCAAGCAGGAGACCATCTATGAGGACTGGG ACTGCCCTCAAGTCCAGTGCATCGAGGCCTATGTAGCTGCCCAGGCGGACGAGCTCAGCCTCGAACCCACGGACATCGTCAACGTCCTGCGTAAGACCAACGAGG GCTGGTATGAGGGTCTCCGTTTAGCCGACGGCAAGAAGGGCTGGTTCCCCTCGCGCTACGTGCAGGAGATCACGAACGAGCACGTGAGGAGGCGCAACCTCCGCGAGAGATACCGCGTCCTGCAGGCCGCCCGCCAGCTGCAGCTGACGCGCTCCAGCTACGGCAAGGGCAGGTACAGTTCTGCGTGA
- the ARHGEF15 gene encoding rho guanine nucleotide exchange factor 15 isoform X1, with translation MSSMDPLPPATPPSQKPTRIIKPRPPTRPRPYLPPRPDSNKLLRAPTPSLPLEGPGAEPANDGSSKIAEPPCSTERQLHILQNSGAVRKIVVRFDQAGPEKDEADKPARQTLNGSQSPVPVVSENGEGEMLEEKEALGQLDSGGDSPLSTLSVVEQNGIDSPVSCSAACPCVCHLHRPGMVLTWVPAHSPPAKQEEEEEEEEGPASDLSSSTDEGGPLFRHFLVLNPPPAKLPPKGGRAPKSHRSPRSKKPPDPPPSANGHAEGSVVLTGYRSTAEPLPPRCPPLMPKPPRRSKGGSPAFFDSEPVPPAIPPKAPVKPPRSSLGPLSFPRRGSLQFSLESDHVQNNLSPVSAGDILLLPPPSQPPPPPPSSQVSLPVPAPHQQPLSLASCHPPATQTPPPPSQPPPPLPQGLPPPPTQPPPPLENSSEDEAQREGSCEKDCLVSGESDTEAPKDRPSSLLSPKGPDWGLCLQDEPLYQTYRQAVISKEIKRQTIPRNSSFSSSDYGAPSPGEGPSGPRGPIPHSTLWQELPAVRESGLLGNMSSEERKMQESLFEVVTSEASYLRSLTLLIEHFMDSRDLAATILLREHRILFSNIRKVKEVSERFLHDLEGRLDESLQISDVCDIVEKHAKQSFSVYIDYVRNQLYQEKTYSTLMEKNPQFAVVVTRLQELPECQRLPFMSFLLLPFQRITRIKMLIENVLRRTEEGSLREQNAMKALSSVSRIIEECNSEVGRMRHMEELIHIASKIEFDKLKAVPIISQSRQLLKQGELLEVVHRGTIFGNKPKLVPLYLFLFNDLLLITQRKRETKGKVFVSRFGTPLGSEKWGIKTALPQWQRREPEFWSSERFVVVDYAHRSLVQAQGCGDMPLGNGAENSFYLTLLENHQGRSIDHLCRAPTQSDMHRWMGAFPSHESQPNSKQETIYEDWDCPQVQCIEAYVAAQADELSLEPTDIVNVLRKTNEGWYEGLRLADGKKGWFPSRYVQEITNEHVRRRNLRERYRVLQAARQLQLTRSSYGKGRYSSA, from the exons ATGTCGTCCATGGACCCGCTGCCTCccgccacccctccctcccagaaacccacTCGCATCATCAAGCCACGCCCACCCACCAGACCCCGCCCGTATTTGCCTCCCCGCCCAGACTCAAACAAGCTGCTCCGTGCGCCCACCCCATCACTGCCGCTGGAGGGACCGGGGGCCGAACCGGCGAACGACGGCAGCTCCAAGATTGCCGAACCACCCTGCAGCACCGAGCGGCAGCTCCACATCCTGCAGAACTCGGGGGCCGTCCGGAAGATCGTGGTGCGCTTCGACCAGGCGGGTCCGGAGAAGGACGAGGCCGACAAGCCGGCTCGGCAGACTTTGAACGGCAGCCAAAGCCCCGTCCCGGTGGTGTCTgagaatggggaaggggagatgtTGGAGGAAAAAGAAGCTCTGGGGCAACTGG ATTCCGGCGGTGACAGCCCGCTCTCCACATTGAGCGTGGTGGAGCAGAATGGCATCGATTCCCCCGTTTCCTGCTCGGCGGCCTGTCCCTGCGTCTGCCACCTGCACCGACCCGGCATGGTCTTGACGTGGGTCCCGGCACATTCTCCGCCAGCCaaacaagaggaagaggaggaggaggaggagggacctgCCTCAGACCTCTCATCCTCCACCGATGAGGGAGGCCCGCTCTTCCGACATTTCCTGGTGCTCAACCCTCCACCAGCCAAGCTGCCCCCCAAAGGCGGCAGGGCCCCCAAATCCCACCGTTCCCCCCGGAGCAAGAAGCCCCCTGACCCGCCGCCGTCAGCCAACGGGCACGCCGAGGGCAGCGTGGTGTTGACCGGATACCGCTCCACGGCCGAGCCTCTGCCCCCACGCTGTCCCCCGCTGATGCCCAAGCCTCCCCGCCGCAGCAAGGGGGGGTCCCCTGCCTTTTTCGACAGCGAGCCGGTGCCCCCGGCCATCCCGCCCAAAGCCCCGGTGAAGCCGCCTCGCAGCTCCTTGggacccctttcctttcctcgcaGGGGTTCACTCCAGTTCTCCCTCGAGTCTGACCACGTTCAAAACAACCTCTCGCCCGTCTCCGCTGGGGACATTCTCCTTCTgccgcccccctcccagcccccaccgCCCCCTCCTTCTTCCCAGGTGTCCCTGCCTGTGCCAGCCCCTCACCAGCAGCCCCTCTCCCTCGCTTCCTGCCATCCTcctgccacccagactccccctccgccatcccagcctcctcctccgctgcctcaggggctgcccccgCCGCCAACTCAGCCCCCACCACCCTTGGAGAACTCATCAGAGGATGAAGCTCAGCGTGAAG GTAGCTGTGAAAAGGACTGTCTGGTGTCAGGTGAATCCGACACAGAGGCCCCAAAGGACAG ACCCTCTTCATTGCTGTCCCCAAAGGGCCCTGACTGGGGTCTGTGCTTACAGGATG AGCCCTTATACCAAACGTACCGCCAGGCTGTCATCTCCAAGGAAATCAAGAGGCAGACGATCCCTCGGAACAGCAGTTTCAGCAGTTCGGATTACGGGGCCCCGTCACCCGGCGAGGGTCCCTCCGGGCCTCGTGGCCCCATCCCACACAGCACGCTGTGGCAGGAACTGCCGGCCGTACGGGAGAGCGGCCTGCTGGGAAACATGAGctcagaggagaggaaaatgcaGGAG AGCCTTTTCGAGGTGGTGACATCGGAGGCCTCCTACCTGCGTTCGCTGACCCTGCTGATCGAGCACTTCATGGACTCTCGGGACCTGGCAGCCACCATCCTTCTGCGCGAGCACCGCATCCTCTTCTCCAACATCCGCAAGGTCAAGGAGGTCAGCGAAAG ATTCTTGCATGACTTGGAAGGCCGCCTTGATGAGAGCCTGCAGATCTCCGACGTCTGCGACATTGTGGAGAAACACGCCAAGCAGAGCTTTTCTGTCTACATTGACTACGTGCGCAACCAACTCTATCAGGAGAAGACGTACAGCACCCTCAT GGAGAAGAACCCCCAATTTGCTGTCGTCGTGACTCGTCTGCAGGAACTGCCGGAGTGCCAGCGTCTCCCCTTCATGTCCTTCctcctgctgcctttccagagGATCACCCGCATCAAGATGCTAATTGAG aaCGTCCTGCGTCGGACGGAGGAAGGCTCTTTGCGAGAGCAGAACGCCATGAAAGCTTTGTCCTCCGTTTCCAGG ATCATAGAGGAATGCAACTCAGAGGTGGGGCGCATGCGTCACATGGAAGAGCTGATCCACATCGCCAGCAAGATCGAGTTCGACAAGCTGAAG GCTGTGCCCATCATCTCCCAGAGTCGGCAGCTGCTGAAACAGGGCGAGCTGTTGGAGGTGGTGCATCGAGGTACAATCTTCGGCAACAAGCCCAAGCTGGTCCCTCTGTACCTCTTCCTCTTCAACGACCTCCTCCTCATCACCCAGCGGAAGAG GGAGACGAAAggcaaggtgtttgtaagccgctttggaactcccttgggtagtgaaaagtggggtataaaaacagctcttcctcaatGGCAACGTAGAGAACCAGAGTTTTGGAG TTCCGAACGCTTTGTTGTGGTGGATTACGCCCACCGCTCGCTCGTCCAGGCCCAGGGCTGCGGGGACATGCCTCTGGGCAACGGTGCCGAAAACAGCTTCTACCTGACCCTTCTGGAGAACCACCAAGGCCGGAGCATCGACCACCTTTGCCGAGCCCCGACACA ATCTGACATGCATCGCTGGATGGGTGCCTTCCCCTCCCACGAATCTCAACCCAACAGCAAGCAGGAGACCATCTATGAGGACTGGG ACTGCCCTCAAGTCCAGTGCATCGAGGCCTATGTAGCTGCCCAGGCGGACGAGCTCAGCCTCGAACCCACGGACATCGTCAACGTCCTGCGTAAGACCAACGAGG GCTGGTATGAGGGTCTCCGTTTAGCCGACGGCAAGAAGGGCTGGTTCCCCTCGCGCTACGTGCAGGAGATCACGAACGAGCACGTGAGGAGGCGCAACCTCCGCGAGAGATACCGCGTCCTGCAGGCCGCCCGCCAGCTGCAGCTGACGCGCTCCAGCTACGGCAAGGGCAGGTACAGTTCTGCGTGA
- the PLOD3 gene encoding multifunctional procollagen lysine hydroxylase and glycosyltransferase LH3, with the protein MERPRKTGARAAFAAVAALLLTSLAGGAAKEKEALDPGKLLVLTAATEETEGYQRFLRTVKYFNYTVKTLGLGEDWKGGDVARTVGGGQKVRWLKAEMQKHATEEDLIVMFVDSYDVILAGSPVELLRKFQKFKSNLVFSAESFCWPEWSLAEKYPPVDVGNRFLNSGGFIGYAPVIHRIVQLWKYKDDDDDQLFYTRIYLDPALREKHGITLDHKSKIFQNLNGAIDEVVLKFEPTRVRARNVAYDTLPVVIHGNGPTKLQLNYLGNYIPNVWTYEGGCEVCDTGLLDLSGLADESYPRVLIGVFIERPTPFLPQFLQRLLTFDYPYSRLSLFIHNREVYHEPHIQAEWEQLEGAFDGIKFVGPEEEMSEGESRDMAMDLCRQDAACDYYFSLDADVVVVNPEILQILIQENKKVIAPMMSRHGKLWSNFWGALSPEGYYARSEDYVELVQGKRVGVWNVPYISQAYLLRGETLRSELVQQNVFSLDDTDPDMAFCKSVREKGIFLHISNRDEFGRLLSTAGFNTSRLHPELWQIMENPLDWQEKYIHENYSQVLEGKQYVQPCPDVYWFPVFTDQMCDELVEEAENFGQWSGGKHEDTRLAGGYENVPTVDIHMNQINFEKEWLQFLQEYIAPVTEKLYPGYYTKARAIMNFMVRYRPDEQPFLRPHHDSSTFTINVALNHKGVDYEGGGCRFIRYNCTVESPRKGWSLMHPGRLTHYHEGLPTTRGTRYIMVSFVDP; encoded by the exons ATGGAGCGGCCGAGGAAGACCGGGGCCCGGGCAGCCTTCGCCGCCGTCGCGGCTCTGCTGCTGACCAGCCTGGCGGGGGGCGCCGCCAAGGAGAAAGAGGCGCTGGATCCCG gaAAGTTGTTGGTCTTGACAGCGGCCACAGAGGAGACGGAGGGGTACCAGCGCTTCCTACGGACAGTGAAATACTTCAACTACACCGTCAAG ACTCTTGGCCTAGGGGAGGACTGGAAGGGAGGAGATGTCGCCCGGACCGTCGGTGGAGGGCAGAAAGTCCGCTGGCTAAAGGCAGAAATGCAGAAACATGCCACCGAGGAAGACCTGATAGTCATGTTTGTGGACAG CTACGACGTCATCCTGGCCGGGAGCCCCGTTGAGCTTTTGCGGAAGTTCCAGAAATTCAAGAGCAACCTGGTCTTCTCGGCGGAAAGCTTCTGCTGGCCGGAGTGGTCGCTGGCGGAAAAGTACCCCCCTGTGGACGTGGGGAACCGGTTTCTCAACTCCGGAG GATTCATTGGCTACGCTCCTGTCATCCACCGCATTGTCCAGCTGTGGAAGTACAAAGATGACGACGATGACCAACTCTTCTACACGCGCATTTACTTGGATCCTGCCCTGCGG GAGAAGCACGGAATCACCCTGGATCACAAGTCAAAAATCTTCCAGAATCTAAATGGCGCCAttg ATGAGGTCGTTCTGAAGTTCGAGCCGACCCGGGTGCGTGCCCGAAATGTCGCCTATGACACCCTACCTGTCGTCATTCATGGCAATGGCCCGACAAAG TTGCAGCTGAACTATTTGGGTAACTACATCCCCAACGTCTGGACATACGAGGGGGGTTGTGAAGTGTGCGACACAGGACTCCTGGACCTATCAGGCTTGGCG GATGAGTCTTATCCCCGCGTCCTCATTGGCGTGTTCATCGAGCGGCCGACTCCCTTCCTGCCTCAGTTCCTCCAGCGTCTCCTGACCTTCGATTACCCTTACTCTCGCCTCAGCCTCTTCATCCACAACCGG GAGGTGTATCACGAGCCGCACATCCAGGCCGAGTGGGAGCAGCTTGAGGGGGCTTTCGACGGCATCAAGTTTGTGGGGCCGGAGGAGGAAATGAGCGAGGGCGAGAGCAGAGATATGGCCAT GGATCTCTGTCGCCAGGACGCTGCCTGTGACTATTACTTCAGCCTGGATGCTGATGTGGTCGTGGTCAACCCCGAGATCCTGCAGATTCTTATCCAGGAGAACAA GAAGGTGATCGCTCCCATGATGTCCCGGCATGGCAAGCTCTGGTCCAATTTCTGGGGGGCCCTGAGCCCCGAAGGCTACTACGCCCGCTCGGAGGACTACGTGGAACTGGTGCAGGGCAAGAGGGT AGGGGTGTGGAACGTCCCGTACATCTCCCAGGCTTACTTGCTAAGGGGGGAAACATTACGCAGCGAACTGGTCCAGCAGAACGTCTTCTCTCTGGATGACACGGACCCGGATATGGCTTTTTGCAAGAGCGTGCGGGAAAAG gGTATCTTTCTTCACATCAGCAACCGGGACGAGTTTGGGCGCCTCCTTTCCACCGCCGGCTTCAACACATCCCGTTTGCATCCAGAGCTATGGCAGATAATGGAGAACCCTCTG GACTGGCAGGAGAAATACATCCACGAGAATTACTCCCAGGTGCTGGAGGGGAAGCAGTATGTGCAG ccgtGTCCTGATGTTTATTGGTTCCCGGTGTTCACCGACCAGATGTGCGACGAGCTGGTGGAAGAGGCCGAGAACTTCGGCCAGTGGTCTGGGGGGAAACACGAG GACACCCGACTGGCCGGCGGCTACGAGAACGTCCCGACTGTCGATATCCACATGAATCAAATAAACTTTGAGAAGGAGTGGCTCCAATTCCTACAGGAATACATCGCGCCTGTCACAGAGAAGCTGTATCCTGGCTACTACACCAAG GCGCGGGCGATCATGAACTTCATGGTCCGGTACCGTCCCGACGAGCAGCCCTTCCTCCGCCCTCACCACGATTCGTCCACGTTCACCATCAATGTCGCTCTCAACCATAAAGGAGTCGACTACGAG GGTGGAGGCTGCCGGTTCATCCGCTACAATTGCACCGTGGAGTCCCCCCGCAAGGGGTGGAGCTTGATGCACCCCGGACGCCTCACTCACTACCACGAAGGACTGCCCACGACCAGAGGCACCCGCTACATCATGGTCTCTTTTGTGGACCCCTAA